Genomic DNA from Trichoderma asperellum chromosome 5, complete sequence:
TGTACTCTTAGAGTTACGATGCAGACGAATGACATACGGGATTATATTAAGAATTTCGTAATTAGCAAGTAAACTGGCAACTTTCTCCTTACAAACATATACCACCGCAGTCGGCTCCGCCATGAAGGGGATCGCATCCATCTAACGCATCATAGCAAAATAGTCCCTCAGGGCAGCTGAGCCCGATAAACCCTCCGCAGAAATGAGTTTCCTTCGGGATGCATATTCCCGGAACATCACACGCCAGACCGCAGTTTGGCGGCAGTCGAGGATCGTCCTGGCACTCTGAATTGTCACCGCAGTTGTGTGGTCGCGGCGTGAAGCCCCCGCAGGACTGATATTGGTTCTTGAACTCGCAATGGCCGGGGCACCGGTTGAGTTCAGAGCAGTAGGGATTGTTGGGGACGCACTTCATGTCGAAGGGACAGGGGGCGATTTTGAAGCCACAGGCGCGGCCAACCTGGCTATGTTCTGGGCGGGGGATTTGTGCTGAGGCGAGGGAGACGGTTACGGCGAGAAGAATAGATTTGAGAAACATTGTGAGGGCGGTTGATTTGACTGTTATTTTTAGAGTAGATGTGAAGTTTTGGTCAAGTTGAATTTGTGTCCATGATCATCAATAGGGTGAGAGCCAATCCAGCATCTTAAATATTCATTCGGGGGCGATTGTCCGCTCTGCAGTCTGGCCATAGGATGAATGAGCTGATCCAGCTGCCCGCGACAACCCGAGACATCATTCCACGACACCGACCCGAGTATGTCGCACGGATTCAGCAGCTTTGACATAACGGCCTGGATAAGCCTAATTATGAAACATGGCAAACAATTCCTTGCAAAGAGTCGGCTGAATGAATTTTCACAACAGTTTGATAGACAGGGCCACGTAGTAGCAACGATGCAAGGGGTCGTACAGAGTACGTAATATATGTTGGCCGTGGTCTGATGTGGCGGTTTAAGCTTACCTGGTAAACTTGGAACTAGGTCTTTAGACCTGCATAAGTCATAGAATGGGACTTTGTAGGATGTAGCattataagaaaaatacgaAGATATAAGGGTTGCGGCGGGCTTGGCTCTGCTGGGCgaaggagctggagcatcTGATTACGGCTGGAAAGCGTCGGGGATATTACATACAGATTTGCGAGGTATGCACTTATGCAACTGGTAATGAGGGAAATAGTTAATTGGCTCTTGGCGTCTATGATTTCGGGATTTAGCTGCAGCTTATGATCTCACGGATATATGTAGCATCGGCCGAAGGAAGACGGCTgagagaaattttttttttcaatacaTCAGAATTCTAATCTATTATACAAAAATGTCTAAGTTCTAAAAATAAGTCCTTCTCCCTACTTCTGTAGCGCCAACAAGCTGTCGACCATGTCCACAATAGTCTCCTTCAGTGGCCGGAACTTGATGCCCAGCTCAGTAGCAGCCTTGGTAGTATCGAGCTTGTAGATGGGAGGAAGGGGAGCGCCAGTGTCGCCCTTGGGCGTCAGGTCGTGCAGCTCCGGGAACTTTTCCCTGATGATGTCGCAAATCTGCTGGTAGTTGTATGCGGAGTTGGCAATCAGGTAACGCTGTCCAGCGGCCTCTGGCTTTTCGTAGGCCAAAACATGGGCTTCAGCAACTGTAGTCGTATTGTTAGCGAGGTTATGGAGGCAATTATGGACGAAAGTGAAAACTTACGATCGCGGACATCGGCGAATGCCCAGAAAGAAGTATCGGGAACCGCCTTCTCTGAGCCGTTGATGAGTCTGTAGATGTCCCCTGCAGAGGTGTTGAGCGCATTAACGCCGCTGACAGCGTGAGCGACCGGTCCGTACACCATCGGAGGGCAGAGGGTTGCCACCGTGAAGTTGggctataaataatatatcaTTAGTCAACTGAAATAGGCATAAAGCTGGTCCTGTTTAGctcaccttcttctcctcaacgTAATCGAATGCAGCGCGCTCAGCGAATGTCTTTGAGGCGAGATATGCCATCACGGGGCTGCTGTTGGCCTGCTCAACAGTGACGGGGCTCCAATCGGCCTCGGTATAAACATATCCAGGGCGCTGGCCTTGCATTGGGTCCAAGACTGAGGCAAAGGAGGAGGTAACAACAACTCTAGAGACTGCCGAGTTGTACTTTTGGGTGGCCTCTAGGATAGAGGTTGTGCCGTTGATGGCAGGCTGCAAAAGCTCCGTCTCGAAATCGACGGCATTCAGGATGAAGGGAGAGGCCGTGTGAATGATCTATACATTGAAAAGAGAATATTAGCTCATTTCCTTTTCAAGTCTTTGGTTGTAGACGTAGAAAGTCCACTTACGCCATCGACCCCTTTGACTGCCTCGTCAAAGGCATTGGGAGCAGCAATGTCGGGAACAATGGCAACGCTGATCTGCTCAGAGTACTTTGCGTGCGTCTTGAGAACTTCGGCTGCAGTCTTGTCTGAGCGCACGGTTCCGCGAACATTGTAGCCCTTTCGCAGGAAAGCCTCGACGACGTGTGCGGCAATGAAGCCTGAAGCACCGGTGACGAGGACAGTTTGGGtcatttttacttttttgtaGAACTCTTTTGAggaaaagtatttaatttgtGAATTGAGGTAAAGCCAAGATAGTATTGAAGACTGTGTGCTTTTGTGTTATTGTGATGCTTTTgaatgctgatgctggtatCTACAAATTTCCATCTCGTTGTCTTTGAAGCTTTCCTTTATAGACTTCCCGCATCTCTCATCATGCTAGCCTGTGTCTTGCCTGTATATCCATTCTTTTGGAGTTGAAAATCTGAACGAGGTGTTTCTTTAACTCCGAATCATGTAATCGCTCAGAGTCCATCGCCATGGCTGATAAatcccatcatcttcatcgacaGCGTAGCCGTGATGCCATCCCGAGAGCACCCACTTGGGCGATCAGAGCTCCAACTGTAGCTATCAAGGAACGACaattgcaaagaagaaggctttTACAACGCCGACAACATTTGTCAGCCTTTGTATTGAGTGTCTTGACTTCACCTTGTCTTTCTCAACTTCGGAACAACCCGAAAGCTCTCCCGCGGAGATGGGCCGTTCACATAGTTCAGATAACTCCTTATCGGGATAGTTCCCGTGCTCTATAGACGCTATATGCTTGGGAGATGCAAGAGAACGGCAATTGGACGGGGAATAAGATGGAGGCTTTGACTCTTCTTGTCTTAGTGGCAATATACAGCTTGTTTACGCAGCACCAAGAGTGTAGATCAGGGGCGGACGAAGACGGACTAGCGAGCGAAGCGAATTACGCGAATagcagaagatggcgagatcCGGACGAGAACCGGACGAGGCCCGAAGGGATTGATAAGCGTCTATGAACGACACaacgtcatcttcattggcCCTAGAGAACAAAGCAGGTTTAGGTAATAACATGGATGGCCAAGCCTTTCAGCCATATGCCGGCTTAGAAAGCGTTGAAAAACCTGCAGCGAGCGGCTATCGCCGAAGGAGAGGCGGAAGATTTTGCTAAATGGGGCCTAGTATAGATCCTGTCCAATACGCGGAACAGACAGCGGTCAAGATTCTAGCTTAAGCCTAAGAAACGAAACTTTACCTTGAACCCTCAAGCGTTTTGATTGTTAAACAGCTACTAAGATGAACTCGATAGATGTCACCTGACTCTATTTAGAGTTCTGGAGATATCTGCTCCGAGATGCATCTGCCGTTCATCAAGGCCGATGATTTAGCTTGTCGTCAAGTTTGTCAACTGCGTGTGATTGAAGCTGATTGAAGCATCTCCGATGCTAATATGGAGACAGCGATACGTTTGCAAAAACAATATTGAATTGACATATCTTTACCTCGATATAAACATCTTCAAATGCCCTCGTAAACATAAACGCCTTGAATCGAAATACACGGTTCAGTATCTTCTTTTACAACATCCAGCATCGCATCACTTATACCCATCACAAAATGCCTATTGATCAGTACTCTCATTCTTCTCCAATGACGGAGTCAAGATTCATTACCATCTCTATGGACAAGGCACGGCCTTGGTGTTTGTCCATGGCCACCCCGACAACGAAATGACGTTTTCGATGCAAATCGAAGAGTTCGCCAAAGACCACACGGTGATTCTTCCTACCCTTCGAGGATACCCTCCGAGTGATGTTCCGCTGGACCCAGATGCGTACGATGGCAATGTCATGGCGGGCGATTTGGTGGCCCTTTTGGATCACTTGGGGATCGAAAAGGCAGTTTTCGCGGGAGGTGATGTTGGAGGCATTACCGTGCAGAAGCTCGCATTTCTTCACCCAGAGAGATTGCTGGGCCTGGTCATCTTCAACACGCCAATTTTGGGCACCATGATGCACCTCATCCACCACGACCCGGAGCAGCAGGAACTGTCAAAGTACTCACTCAAATACATCAAGCACAACCCGGGAGACGCCTATGATTTGGACTTTGTTGTTCGCACCATAGCCGACCCTAAATACCGCGCCGAGATCAAGGAGTACCTCCAAAACTCTCCAGAGGGGGGAatgttttacttttttcgCAAGAACTTTCCAGCGCCACCGTATGGACAAAACATTGATACGTCGGGCATGCACTATAAGATGCCGTGCGTGGTTATATGGGGAATGCAGGAGCCGTATTTCTCGGACAAGATGCTCGACGGCTTCTATAAATGGTTTGACCAGTCGGTTCGAGTGGTTACGCTGCCCCAGGCCGGGCATTGGCCTTGGAGGGAGGACGCGAGAAAAGTGAACTAGCGAGCTGCGATCGTGGCTTACTGCCTTGGAAAGCGGACAGCTTTGAAGAtttggaggaagatgaatgaatgagcAAGTTGGACAAGAGCGTGTTGTAATATGATTTctgggaggaagagaaatttGAGGACATGGAAGCTAATAAGCCACGAGACAAATTGTGTCCATTATAATGGGTTATatggaaaagaagatttCGCCAAATTTATACAATGTTTAATGAATATGTAAATGATGTTATTACACATGCGCATTGATGTTGCATTATCCACGGCTAATACTGATCGTAAACGAGTCTGATATACAGATTTGGCCATGTACGACTGAGCAAATCTTGCTCTCGAGTACACGTCTTGAGCTGCTACATTTGACTCACAGAGGCTAATTAACACAAGGAAGATGgttaaaagaagaaatctaGATTGTAAATTGATAAATTGATACTGTATGGCTCAAAAAATGCTAGACAACCCGCTGTCTGTTTTCCCATGAAGTGACGTTGCTCTCTTGTGCGCCCCGGTAAAAAATGCATGCGTTCCTCCCTTCACATTCTCATATTACTAAAACAAACAGAGTAATGGTAATATTCTTGCTCCCTACTCTCCTCactttgcttttcttaagCAGAAGCGGCCTGAGCCTCCTCGAGTCTCTTCTGCGCGAGTCCGCCCAGCTTCTCGGCGGCAGCGCCCAGGCTGCGGGGGTCAGCGCCCTGGATCATGGCCTGGCCGTTGACGGCAACCTGCTGGCCCtccttgaagaagaggaacgTGGGCATGGCGGTGATGCCGTAGCGGGCGGCAATCTTGGTGACGTTGTCGACGTTGACCTTGGCAAAGGCGAGGGTGTTTTCGGCGCTGTGCTTGTCGGCGAGAGACTTGTAGATGGGGGCGATGGCCTTGCAGGGAGGACACCAGTCGGCGTAGAAGTCGACGGCGACGTAGGTGTTTGCGGCGAGGAGAGAGTCGAACTGCTCGGCGGTCTCGACGTGGTGGATGTTGTCGGCGCTCATTTTGGCTGtgatgtgtgtgtgtatattggttagaagaagaagaagatttatCTATTCAGATATTGCTGAACAGACGTTGCTATAGTGCGGCTGTATGTATAGCTGTGCGCGACAGATGCTGCGATGCGATCGATAGATGGAAGGATGGACTTTATATTCTATGCAAGATCAGAGCCGGGCTTTTATGGTGTCAACGGCGATCGCTTTTGCTGGATGGTGCAATGATGAGGGGCGCAATCGCAGGTGGGGAGCAAAAGCGGGCCGCAATAATCCGCAGAAAGAAGATGCCGCAATCGGTGCGTTGAAGTGGCACGGAAGAGAGGATTTGAGGCTGTTTTTATAGGTGATGATTCGGGATGTTTgtttgctgttgttggttatgttgtttgtttgtttgtttgttggcTGGTTGGCCAGATGCTGTATTGCTGGATTTAGTTGATTGATGCTCAAGAGAAGAACATTTCCAAAAAAGTAGGGCGTCTTGGCTAATATATACTTGGCAGCGAAGACGTGCATTTGGAATAAATGGCGTATGTGGTGTCAGATCATACATTACTACATGTAGGCTATTGCGGCGAATTACAATTACAATTACAATTACAGTTACAGCGCTTTGGTGCGGGCGCTGTAATTCGCTGCAATGGCCTGGAAGCGTGGCGGACAAAATCGGTCTAAAAAGGGTCGGAAGCCACTAGAAACCCCAAGATTCTGCGGCGCTGATTCCAAAGATGCCGTCAGCGAGCAAGAGCGTCATGTGGCTCGAGCTCTGGCAGACGCTCGCACCGCCACACCTTGCCGTAATTGGCATCTACCTGGATAGGAATTATCAGCTATAGGCAAGGCCGGTGACTATGCAGATGAGCAGATGGCGGACTAAAATGAGCTGGCAGATGGTGTTCTGATAGTCTGGTAACCAGAGCTGCTATATTTAGATTGTGGTGTTAGTATTTGACATGTTCCAACTCCAATCAAGTGATTACCAGCCGTAAAATTGAATTCATAAAGGGCAGGCCGCCCAGTACCATTTGAGCTATTTGATCTGGAGACCTATCTTTCGAAGAGGACTGTTAGTTCTAGGATTAGTAAACTAGAGCTAGCCAGGACGCCTAAAGTTGCCTCTCTGTCTTCTCAACACCGAGCATTACAGCAAGGAAGGACTCTGCGAAGCTTGAGCTgtctgctcttcttcgatTCCTAGTGGTTTACTAAGCTAATCTCCGGTATGTTGGTCATCGACTGACCATCTCACAATAGTATTCTGCAAAGATTTCAGATGCAAAATATCAACATGACACAGTCTTTCATCTTTAGTCCTCCCTAGCCGAGTCCCATTTCACTGTGAATCCATTCGCGTCGCCAGCCTTCCCCATGCTAGCAACACTTTGCGACCGCCTCCGAAGCTGAGACATTCTCCTCATTGGATAGCCCGCCCAAACACCTCCATCTAAACTCCTGTCCCACCGAACCGAATCCACGGGCCCTCGGATCTCCCCGCACCGAACGCCCGAAACAGGGAAAAGGTCCCCTTGTTAGACGTCTTGCGGGCGGTCGCAAAACGTCTCATGGCTCGAGATTGAGTCGCGTTGGCGATACGGTTTGAGTTTGAGTTTCTAATCAGCTCCCCGCCCTGGGTTGCGGATGTCTAacctttgcttctttctcgaCGGCAGCGCTTCTAATTGGTCAGAGACGGGCGAATTTTCCCCGCAGCATGGCGACACAACGCGGATGAATTGCGACTTTTGCGTTGATTGACAGCTCTGAGCCCTTGTAAACTGCTGTGTGTGGGGGACGTAGGCTGAGATGATGCTGAGATGTGCGGTTTGAGGAACGAGTTGGGGGCCTATTAGAGGGGTGAGTGTTTTGTGCAAGTATAAAGAGGGAACGAGTTGCTCTGAGCCCGAACCTGATTCTAAGGAACTATAGCAAACAATAATACCACAACTTGATAAATTcgcttcattttttttcttctttcaaacACACACTTAAACCTCCAACATGACTGTCGCCAGCGAGTTTGAAGTGGCCAACCAGCAATATGTGGCTGGCTTTGACAAGGCTGACCTTCCAATGCCCCCTGGACGGTATGCTATATATGCTCCCAGCTCCAGCTATGCATGATAGATGTAATTGTTCATATAGATGGCTAACGCATCATAAACACAATGCAGAAAAGTCTTTGTCCTGACATGCATGGACGCTCGCCTTGACCCAGCCAAGTTCCTCGGCCTGGAAGAGGGCCACGCCCACGTCTATCGAAACGCTGGAGGCCGTGCCTCTGAGGCGCTGCGATCCGTGATCATCTCACAGCAGGCCCTAGGAACTCGAGAAGTCGTCGTCATTCACCATGTATGATCTTTGCCCtgatcaatttttttttttcgttccTCCTCTCTTGCCTTATATTAGATGGACTGTGTTGGCTAATATGCTGTCAAACTAGACCGACTGCGGCATGCTGCTCATCAAAGAGGATGAATTCCGCGATGCTGTCAAGAAGAACACTGGTGAAGACGTCAGTcatatttctttcttgaCTATCAAGGATCTGCAAGAGAGCGTCAAGACCGATGTGGAGATTCTGAAGAAGAATCCTGCGGTGCTGGACGTGCCTATTTCGGGGTACATCTTTGATGTCAAGACGGGCAAAATCAACAAGGTTGTCTAAGATAATTTCACATAAAtcaataattaattaattaataaataaataaattgcAAATTGCGAGCTCTTTATAAGTAGAGATATTGACAGCTCTCATTCACTGGCTGTTGCAAAATGTGTTGTCTAATAACATGAGCAGTGAAGCCGGTTTTGTTTACTCTGTTCCCAAGTACCTCGTGTGTTGTGCTTGCATGTAATACCTGCTGTACCGAGGCACCTGCTGTGGCTACCTGCGTACTACTTGCCCacctaggtacatgtaggtaggCGACTGACACGTCACATCACCACATCTTGGAGAGCGGGGTGAATGCATGTAGCACTTACAGGTCAACCTTCGAGGCTCCCTACGAATGAATATCGTCGGGAGAATTCTGCTTTGTTTCCATCCCTCCAAGCTCTCTTCCCTCATCAATCAAGTCAATCACATACAGTCGAGATGGCGTATTGCTACCGCTGCGAAAGGCCGTTTAGGACCCTACTGGCCCTAAACCAGCATACATACGACTCTTCTAAACATCATATGTGTCCCGAGTGCACGGGAGACTTCAAGACGCTGTACGAACTTAGGGAACATTTAGTCGATGAACATGACGGGTGTCCAGAATGCTATGATATATTTGACAGCGAGTCAGATCTCCAAGACCATTTATTCGAGGAGCACAATATGTGCTCTATTTGCAACCAATTCTTCAAATCCCCTTCCAATCTCAAATATGTAAGTTCATTTCATATTCCTGGATATGTATCTCGCGGAAAACCCAACATTGATGATTGCGCTCCAAACTAGCATCAACTCGTTCACCGCGAGAAAACTGTCAAATGTTTTGCGTGCTATCGCATGTTTGTGACCAAATCCGCCATGGTGTTGCACTTGGAAGAGGGAACATGCAAACCCGGcattgatgttgatgttATCGACGATCTCGCGACGGATTGCTACGAATCTCACAAATACCTTGACAATGACGGCGACTACAAATGCCCGACTTGCGCAAAATATTTCAGATTCATGAGCGGACTGTTACAGCATGCGGAAAGCGACAGTTGCGATGAGACGCTGAGGTGGAAACATGGTCCTCTGGCGGTATTTCTCCGTTTTCTCAAGACACGCGTTTGACAAGGATGGAAGTACAATGAACTGAAGTGACATCACAACAATGGGCTTGTTATGTTGGTGGTCCTTCGGTGAAGACTGGTTATGTGAGTTATGAGAGAGGTTTGAGGTTAATCTGGTATTTATTATACGAGTTACGAATTGGCATTGACTTGATGTGAATGGACGGCTGCATATATCATTACCATAGCTAGATACGATTACTTTTCCCCAATCAACGCAACCATCAGGTTCTCATAGTCTCCGCTCAATGACTCTTTCAGCTCCTTGGTCAAC
This window encodes:
- a CDS encoding uncharacterized protein (EggNog:ENOG41); amino-acid sequence: MAYCYRCERPFRTLLALNQHTYDSSKHHMCPECTGDFKTLYELREHLVDEHDGCPECYDIFDSESDLQDHLFEEHNMCSICNQFFKSPSNLKYHQLVHREKTVKCFACYRMFVTKSAMVLHLEEGTCKPGIDVDVIDDLATDCYESHKYLDNDGDYKCPTCAKYFRFMSGLLQHAESDSCDETLRWKHGPLAVFLRFLKTRV
- a CDS encoding uncharacterized protein (EggNog:ENOG41~SECRETED:SignalP(1-17)) codes for the protein MFLKSILLAVTVSLASAQIPRPEHSQVGRACGFKIAPCPFDMKCVPNNPYCSELNRCPGHCEFKNQYQSCGGFTPRPHNCGDNSECQDDPRLPPNCGLACDVPGICIPKETHFCGGFIGLSCPEGLFCYDALDGCDPLHGGADCGGICL
- a CDS encoding uncharacterized protein (MEROPS:MER0014065); protein product: MTFSMQIEEFAKDHTVILPTLRGYPPSDVPLDPDAYDGNVMAGDLVALLDHLGIEKAVFAGGDVGGITVQKLAFLHPERLLGLVIFNTPILGTMMHLIHHDPEQQELSKYSLKYIKHNPGDAYDLDFVVRTIADPKYRAEIKEYLQNSPEGGMFYFFRKNFPAPPYGQNIDTSGMHYKMPCVVIWGMQEPYFSDKMLDGFYKWFDQSVRVVTLPQAGHWPWREDARKVN